Proteins encoded within one genomic window of Cucumis sativus cultivar 9930 chromosome 3, Cucumber_9930_V3, whole genome shotgun sequence:
- the LOC101204689 gene encoding short-chain dehydrogenase reductase 2a codes for MTAQVLPEQSLQSNIHLLVRDNSSSPPPFHKRLEGKVAIVTGGAKGIGEATVRLFAKHGAKVVIADVEDILGQALANTLSPSPVSFVHCDVSSEDDVENLVSTTVCLHGQVDIIFNNAGVLGNQSNSHKSILDFDPDEFERVMRVNVKGVALGIKHAARVMIPRATGCIISTASVAGVLGGLGPHAYTASKHAIVGLTKNTACELGRYGIRVNCISPFGVATSMLVNAWRADVEEEEECMNYGVPSAAEVDKMEEFVRGLANLKGPTLKPKDIAQAALYLASDESKYISGHNLVVDGGVTTSRNCIGL; via the exons ATGACTGCCCAAGTGCTTCCTGAACAATCCCTTCAGTCCAATATTCACCTCTTGGTTAGAGACAATAGCTCTTCTCCACCACCATTCCACAAAAg ACTGGAGGGGAAAGTGGCCATCGTAACCGGCGGCGCTAAGGGAATCGGAGAAGCTACAGTTAGGCTATTTGCCAAACACGGAGCCAAAGTAGTAATCGCCGATGTGGAGGATATCCTGGGGCAGGCTTTGGCCAACACTCTTTCTCCATCCCCAGTATCCTTCGTCCACTGTGACGTCAGCTCCGAGGATGACGTGGAGAATCTAGTCAGCACCACCGTCTGCCTTCACGGGCAGGTGGACATCATATTCAACAACGCCGGTGTTCTTGGCAACCAATCAAATTCCCACAAGAGCATCCTTGACTTTGACCCCGACGAGTTCGAGCGGGTGATGCGCGTGAATGTGAAGGGGGTTGCCTTGGGGATCAAGCACGCAGCGCGCGTCATGATCCCAAGAGCCACCGGATGCATAATCTCCACTGCCAGCGTGGCAGGCGTCTTGGGAGGCTTGGGCCCGCACGCCTACACCGCATCTAAACACGCCATTGTCGGACTCACCAAGAACACGGCCTGCGAGCTCGGCCGATACGGCATACGTGTCAACTGCATTTCTCCATTCGGAGTTGCCACGTCCATGCTCGTGAATGCGTGGAGAGCTGACgtagaggaggaggaggaatgTATGAACTATGGGGTTCCGTCGGCGGCGGAGGTGGACAAAATGGAGGAGTTCGTTAGGGGTCTAGCCAATCTGAAGGGCCCCACATTGAAGCCGAAGGACATAGCCCAAGCCGCCCTTTACCTCGCCAGTGATGAATCCAAGTACATCAGTGGTCATAATCTCGTCGTTGATGGTGGAGTTACCACTTCTAGGAATTGTATTGGTTTgtaa